A region of Solanum dulcamara chromosome 7, daSolDulc1.2, whole genome shotgun sequence DNA encodes the following proteins:
- the LOC129895057 gene encoding homeobox-leucine zipper protein HDG11: MEYAGTGSGGGGTSSGGDPHDASDPHRRKKRYHRHTANQIQRLEAIFKECPHPDEKMRLQLSRDLGLAPRQIKFWFQNRRTQMKAQHERADNCALRAENDKIRCENIAIREALKNVICPSCGGPPVTEDSYFDEQKLRIENMQLKEELDKVSSIAAKYIGRPISQLPPVQPIHLSSLDLSMSSFIGHGPNSLDLDLDLLPGSSSNMPSLAYATLNLSDMDKSLMADIAGNAMEELIKLVQTNEPLWMKSTIDGRDVLNFDNYDRVFPRANSHLKNPNVRIEASRDSGVVIMNGLALVNVFMDANKWHEFFPTIVSKARTLEVISSGAMGSRTSTLQLMYEELQVLSPLVPTRQLYFLRFCQQIEQGSWAIVDVSYDITQENQYSSTSCKVHRLPSGCLIQDMPNGYSKVTWVEHVEVEEKGLIHRLYRDLIHSGLAFGAERWVGTLQRVCERYACLMVNSNPSHDLGEALIPSPDGKRSMMKLAQRMVSNFCASVNPSNGHQWNTISGLNEFEVRATLQKSTDPGQPNGVVISAATTIWLPIPPQHVFNFFRDERTRPQWDVLSNQNPVQEVAHIVNGSHSGNCISVLRAYNTSQNNMLILQESCIDSSGALVVYSPVDIPAINIAMSGEDPTYIPLLPSGFTISPDGRQQETEAASCSSSSNVSTIGGGRSGGSLITVVFQILVSSLPSAKMNPESVNTVNNLIGSTVHQIKSALNCSTS, encoded by the exons ATGGAGTACGCCGGCACCGGCAGTGGTGGTGGCGGCACCAGTAGCGGCGGCGATCCCCACGACGCCTCCGATCCTCACCGGAGGAAAAAGCGTTATCATCGTCACACTGCTAATCAAATTCAAAGACTTGAAGC TATTTTTAAGGAATGTCCGCATCCAGATGAAAAGATGAGATTGCAGTTAAGTAGAGATTTGGGTTTGGCTCCTCGACAGATTAAGTTTTGGTTCCAAAATAGAAGGACTCAAATGAAG GCACAACACGAGAGAGCAGATAATTGTGCACTTCGAGCAGAGAATGATAAAATTCGATGTGAAAATATAGCAATTAGAGAAGCTTTGAAGAATGTGATTTGCCCATCATGTGGAGGTCCTCCTGTTACTGAAGATTCATATTTTGATGAGCAAAAATTGagaattgaaaacatgcaattaaAAGAAGag CTTGATAAAGTATCTAGTATTGCTGCTAAGTATATAGGGAGGCCAATTTCACAACTCCCACCAGTGCAACCTATTCATCTATCTTCACTAGACTTGTCCATGTCTAGTTTTATTGGCCATGGCCCTAATTCCCTTGATCTTGATCTCGATCTTCTTCCTGGAAGTTCGTCGAATATGCCCAGTTTGGCATATGCTACGTTGAATTTATCGGACATGGATAAGTCACTTATGGCTGATATTGCTGGTAATGCAATGGAGGAACTTATTAAATTGGTGCAAACTAATGAACCTTTGTGGATGAAGTCCACAATTGATGGAAGAGATGTACTTAATTTCGACAACTATGATCGTGTTTTCCCGAGGGCTAATAGTCATTTGAAAAATCCTAATGTTCGGATTGAGGCTTCCAGGGACTCAGGTGTTGTTATTATGAATGGTTTAGCATTGGTCAACGTGTTTATGGATGCG AACAAATGGCATGAATTCTTTCCTACAATTGTTTCAAAGGCTAGAACGCTCGAAGTAATATCATCTGGTGCAATGGGCAGCAGAACTAGTACACTACAATTG ATGTATGAAGAATTGCAAGTGCTTTCACCATTGGTCCCGACGCGACAATTGTATTTTCTACGGTTTTGCCAGCAGATTGAGCAAGGCTCGTGGGCAATTGTTGATGTCTCTTATGACATAACACAAGAAAATCAGTATTCTTCCACTTCTTGCAAAGTTCATAGGCTTCCATCTGGATGCTTGATACAAGATATGCCCAATGGTTATTCCAAG GTTACTTGGGTGGAACATGTAGAAGTGGAAGAGAAAGGTTTAATTCATAGGCTATATAGAGATCTTATACACAGTGGATTGGCATTTGGAGCAGAGCGATGGGTTGGCACTCTTCAAAGAGTTTGTGAAAGATATGCTTGTCTCATGGTTAATAGCAACCCGTCTCACGACCTTGGTGAAG CATTAATTCCATCGCCCGATGGGAAGAGGAGCATGATGAAATTGGCACAAAGGATGGTGAGTAATTTCTGTGCTAGCGTAAATCCATCTAATGGACACCAATGGAACACAATTTCTGGTTTGAATGAGTTTGAAGTCAGAGCAACTCTCCAAAAGAGCACTGATCCTGGCCAGCCCAATGGCGTAGTCATTAGTGCAGCTACCACAATTTGGCTGCCAATTCCTCCACAACATGTCTTCAATTTCTTCAGAGACGAACGCACTCGACCCCAG TGGGATGTCCTTTCCAACCAAAATCCAGTGCAAGAGGTAGCTCATATCGTAAATGGCTCTCATTCAGGGAACTGCATTTCTGTGCTACGG GCCTATAACACTAGCCAGAACAACATGCTGATACTCCAAGAAAGCTGCATAGACTCATCAGGGGCATTAGTAGTGTATAGCCCAGTAGATATACCAGCCATCAACATAGCGATGAGCGGTGAGGACCCCACATATATCCCGTTGCTACCCTCGGGGTTCACAATATCGCCAGACGGACGACAACAAGAGACGGAGGCAGCATCATGCAGCAGCAGCTCAAATGTAAGTACTATAGGAGGAGGCAGGTCAGGGGGTTCACTTATAACAGtagtatttcaaattttagtaAGCAGTTTGCCATCAGCAAAAATGAACCCAGAATCAGTAAACACTGTGAATAATCTCATAGGGAGCACTGTTCACCAAATTAAATCTGCCTTGAATTGCTCCACTTCCTGA
- the LOC129895460 gene encoding NAC domain-containing protein 54 isoform X2 — translation MAPVGLPPGFRFHPTDEELVNYYLKRKIHGQEIELDIIPEVDLYKCEPWELAEKSFLPSRDPEWYFFGPRDRKYPNGFRTNRATRAGYWKSTGKDRRVTSQNRAIGMKKTLVYYRGRAPQGIRTDWVMHEYRLDDKECDEISSIQDSYALCRVFKKNGVCSDIEELGQPSINVPSFEYPLTQGINNNNNVHEQYQTPSPDVPLASSSCCIEEEEKDDSWMQFITEDVWCSSNSSFQGEEISPLAFTNL, via the exons ATGGCACCCGTCGGACTGCCTCCTGGTTTTAGATTCCATCCCACTGATGAAGAACTCGTCAATTATTATCTCAAACGAAAAATCCATGGCCAGGAAATTGAACTTGATATTATTCCTGAAGTTGATCTCTACAAATGTGAGCCTTGGGAATTAGCAG AGAAATCGTTTTTGCCGAGTAGAGATCCGGAATGGTATTTCTTCGGTCCAAGGGATAGGAAATATCCGAACGGGTTCAGAACGAACAGAGCGACTCGAGCAGGATACTGGAAATCTACGGGGAAAGATCGGAGAGTGACGTCACAGAATCGGGCGATTGGGATGAAGAAGACGCTGGTTTATTACAGGGGAAGAGCGCCGCAGGGGATTAGGACTGATTGGGTAATGCATGAATATCGACTCGATGATAAAGAATGTGACGAAATCTCCAGCATTCAG GATTCATATGCATTGTGTCGTGTATTCAAGAAAAATGGTGTTTGTTCAGATATAGAAGAACTAGGGCAACCTAGTATTAATGTACCATCATTTGAGTACCCATTAACCCAAGGcattaataacaataataatgttCATGAACAGTATCAAACACCATCTCCAGATGTTCCATTAGCATCATCATCATGTTgtattgaagaagaagaaaaagatgattCATGGATGCAGTTTATTACAGAAGATGTATGGTGTTCTTCCAACTCTTCTTTTCAAGGTGAAGAGATCTCTCCACTTGCTTTCACAAATTTATAA
- the LOC129895460 gene encoding NAC domain-containing protein 54 isoform X1 produces MAPVGLPPGFRFHPTDEELVNYYLKRKIHGQEIELDIIPEVDLYKCEPWELAEKSFLPSRDPEWYFFGPRDRKYPNGFRTNRATRAGYWKSTGKDRRVTSQNRAIGMKKTLVYYRGRAPQGIRTDWVMHEYRLDDKECDEISSIQVDSYALCRVFKKNGVCSDIEELGQPSINVPSFEYPLTQGINNNNNVHEQYQTPSPDVPLASSSCCIEEEEKDDSWMQFITEDVWCSSNSSFQGEEISPLAFTNL; encoded by the exons ATGGCACCCGTCGGACTGCCTCCTGGTTTTAGATTCCATCCCACTGATGAAGAACTCGTCAATTATTATCTCAAACGAAAAATCCATGGCCAGGAAATTGAACTTGATATTATTCCTGAAGTTGATCTCTACAAATGTGAGCCTTGGGAATTAGCAG AGAAATCGTTTTTGCCGAGTAGAGATCCGGAATGGTATTTCTTCGGTCCAAGGGATAGGAAATATCCGAACGGGTTCAGAACGAACAGAGCGACTCGAGCAGGATACTGGAAATCTACGGGGAAAGATCGGAGAGTGACGTCACAGAATCGGGCGATTGGGATGAAGAAGACGCTGGTTTATTACAGGGGAAGAGCGCCGCAGGGGATTAGGACTGATTGGGTAATGCATGAATATCGACTCGATGATAAAGAATGTGACGAAATCTCCAGCATTCAGGTA GATTCATATGCATTGTGTCGTGTATTCAAGAAAAATGGTGTTTGTTCAGATATAGAAGAACTAGGGCAACCTAGTATTAATGTACCATCATTTGAGTACCCATTAACCCAAGGcattaataacaataataatgttCATGAACAGTATCAAACACCATCTCCAGATGTTCCATTAGCATCATCATCATGTTgtattgaagaagaagaaaaagatgattCATGGATGCAGTTTATTACAGAAGATGTATGGTGTTCTTCCAACTCTTCTTTTCAAGGTGAAGAGATCTCTCCACTTGCTTTCACAAATTTATAA